From a single Lolium rigidum isolate FL_2022 chromosome 7, APGP_CSIRO_Lrig_0.1, whole genome shotgun sequence genomic region:
- the LOC124677628 gene encoding nuclear transcription factor Y subunit A-4-like, translating into MENRPGHPISNYDFLSGNGYHTNKIGHQNYDQDSSLTKSGRSQQEASATSDSSLNEQHTSRSSAQSDNDDNHGMPGQDMMKSALSLGNQEAVCPPPKLDYNQSYAYIPYAADAYYGGAFTGYAPHAVVHAQLNGATNSRVPLPVEPAAEEPMFVNAKQYHAILRRRQMRAKLEAQNKLVKDRKPYLHESRHRHAMKRARGSGGRFLNTKQLEEQKQQQASGGGSCTKFLGKNTLLQSSPTSAPPASAPANLSSFSTSSRMLANQDRTCFPSVGFRPLNGGDVKLTPNGMHQHASMMR; encoded by the exons ATGGAGAATCGTCCAGGGCATCCTATTTCCAATTAT GATTTCTTGTCAGGGAACGGCTATCATACGAATAAAATAGGTCATCAAAACTATGACCAGGACTCATCATTAACCAAGTCTGGCCGGTCTCAACAAGAAGCTTCTGCAACGAGTGACAGTAGTCTGAATGAGCAACATACCTCAAGGTCCTCAGCTCAATCTG ACAATGATGATAACCATGGCATGCCTGGCCAGGACATGATGAAGTCGGCGTTGTCTTTAGGGAACCAAGAAGCTGTTTGCCCCCCTCCAAAGCTTGATTACAACCAATCATAT GCTTATATTCCTTATGCTGCTGATGCTTATTATGGTGGGGCATTCACAGGATATGCTCCACATGCCGTT GTTCATGCCCAATTAAATGGTGCAACAAATTCTCGGGTGCCACTGCCTGTTGAGCCTGCAGCGGAAGAGCCAATGTTTGTTAATGCAAAGCAATACCATGCAATCCTTAGGAGGAGGCAGATGCGTGCTAAACTGGAGGCCCAAAATAAGCTGGTTAAAGACCGGAAG CCATACCTTCATGAATCTCGCCATCGTCATGCCATGAAACGAGCTCGTGGATCAGGGGGGCGGTTCCTCAACACAAAGCAGCTCGAGGAGCAGAAACAACAGCAGGCTTCAGGTGGTGGAAGCTGCACAAAGTTCCTTGGGAAGAATACACTCCTTCAGAGTAGCCCCACTTCCGCACCTCCGGCATCAGCTCCCGCTAATTTGTCAAGTTTTTCAACAAGCAGCAGAATGCTGGCTAATCAGGACCGCACCTGCTTTCCCTCGGTCGGCTTTCGTCCACTGAATGGAGGAGACGTGAAGCTGACCCCGAATGGCATGCACCAACATGCTTCCATGATGAGGTAA